The following proteins come from a genomic window of Alicyclobacillus dauci:
- the yfmF gene encoding EF-P 5-aminopentanol modification-associated protein YfmF, with protein MSTFTTRSDGRIHVHILPHTRFRTKDLMIRLHTPLVRDTVTAMSLLPYMWMNGTKTHPSTRDLQIAADDLYGSVIRTSLGKRAGYHVFEAAASIPDVSRLTADDVVAQAADLVCQVLLDHAAGHGAFSDEAVAQEIDLHRRRIEAARDDKMGFALQRCMAEVAEDSPAALPRLGFIDELGDLTSDKLYRTYESVFQASEVHAYLVGPFENAHALAEKLIRELGRVFPSDSSRTAFRVEPLSREARAEFQTVTEHQDVAQAQLDMGYRTGVNFADENYPSLLMMNGVFGGFAHSKLFLNVREKHSLAYSVWSHHDGMTGALAVMTGIDPKNYDQARQIIDQQLSAIQAGDVSDEEINFTFRGLQNQYTVLLDQPAALANWHYNGVLSGKERDIEDMLKALQSVTKEDIVQAAQAVQPHTIYFLTGEGDAS; from the coding sequence TTGAGTACATTTACAACGCGATCGGACGGGCGTATTCATGTGCACATTTTGCCGCACACGCGCTTTCGAACGAAAGATTTAATGATTCGCTTGCACACGCCGCTGGTTCGGGATACGGTCACGGCGATGTCTCTGCTGCCATACATGTGGATGAATGGGACGAAGACACATCCGAGCACGCGAGACTTGCAAATAGCTGCAGACGATCTCTACGGTTCGGTGATCCGCACCAGTCTCGGTAAACGTGCCGGATATCACGTTTTTGAGGCGGCAGCGAGCATCCCAGATGTGAGCCGACTCACGGCAGATGACGTCGTGGCGCAAGCGGCTGATTTGGTCTGTCAAGTCCTGCTCGATCACGCCGCCGGTCACGGCGCATTCAGTGACGAGGCGGTGGCGCAGGAGATCGATCTGCATCGGCGCCGCATCGAAGCCGCCCGCGACGACAAGATGGGGTTTGCGCTTCAGCGGTGTATGGCGGAAGTAGCAGAGGATTCTCCCGCTGCTTTACCGCGCCTTGGATTTATTGACGAACTCGGTGATTTGACTAGCGACAAACTTTACCGCACGTACGAATCCGTTTTTCAGGCTTCCGAAGTACACGCCTACCTTGTGGGCCCCTTTGAAAACGCGCATGCTCTGGCCGAAAAATTGATTCGCGAACTCGGGCGTGTTTTCCCCTCGGACTCAAGTCGAACCGCATTTCGGGTCGAACCGCTTTCCCGAGAGGCAAGAGCTGAATTTCAGACGGTCACTGAGCATCAGGATGTTGCCCAGGCACAACTGGACATGGGTTATCGGACGGGCGTCAACTTCGCGGATGAGAACTATCCGAGCCTGCTCATGATGAACGGCGTATTCGGTGGTTTTGCGCATTCGAAGCTCTTCCTCAACGTCCGTGAGAAGCATTCACTAGCTTACAGTGTCTGGTCACACCACGATGGGATGACTGGGGCGCTGGCAGTAATGACGGGTATTGATCCGAAAAATTACGACCAAGCTCGACAAATCATTGACCAACAACTGTCCGCAATCCAAGCTGGCGACGTATCTGACGAAGAAATCAACTTTACGTTCCGTGGTCTGCAGAATCAGTACACGGTTTTACTAGATCAGCCCGCAGCCCTCGCAAACTGGCACTACAACGGTGTGTTGAGTGGGAAAGAGCGCGATATCGAAGATATGCTCAAGGCCCTGCAAAGTGTAACGAAGGAAGACATCGTCCAAGCGGCCCAAGCGGTTCAACCGCACACCATTTACTTCTTGACGGGTGAGGGGGATGCATCATGA
- a CDS encoding phosphatase PAP2 family protein: MQRLGSRIVQFLIGLEVYELASLFMLGSLLVVFIVFPARIHRVIGIGNGPPLLANLDSLFLHNTTWLYIGLSICMSICVYATRDKRHIYAKQLHRYARVVMTFIAVLVVFDTINFYITVFNPFDHDGLLRHLDTTLFGSTPATWFDGMTCFPLTLIFCGAYASWFFMTYFSVFVFARHSERAMKEYVTAAVLAFYVGYTTYFFVPAIGPVFTMSFHHTIGPLINLVDGMGPFLSRDCFPSLHTGLSVVMMIYAWRYRRRLLWFYVLDTTLIILSTMYLRVHYGIDLIAGAALAVAVCQIAPAAVARWSQREVSNPWDQRKPSTHAKQDEWSELA, from the coding sequence ATGCAACGGTTAGGCAGCCGTATCGTTCAATTTTTAATTGGTCTTGAAGTGTATGAATTGGCGAGTCTGTTCATGCTTGGTTCACTTCTCGTTGTCTTCATCGTGTTCCCGGCGCGTATTCACCGTGTGATCGGGATCGGCAATGGTCCACCGTTATTGGCTAACCTGGACAGTCTTTTCCTACACAACACCACTTGGTTATATATCGGATTGAGTATTTGTATGAGCATATGTGTCTATGCGACGCGGGACAAGCGACACATCTACGCGAAACAACTCCACCGCTACGCCCGAGTGGTCATGACGTTCATCGCCGTTCTTGTCGTATTCGACACAATCAACTTTTACATCACGGTCTTTAACCCGTTCGATCACGATGGCCTCCTTCGCCACCTAGACACCACTTTGTTCGGCTCCACGCCAGCCACATGGTTTGACGGAATGACGTGTTTTCCCCTGACGCTCATATTCTGCGGGGCGTATGCCTCGTGGTTTTTCATGACATACTTTAGTGTCTTTGTCTTCGCGAGACACAGTGAACGAGCAATGAAAGAATATGTGACCGCTGCGGTCCTCGCCTTTTACGTCGGTTACACGACATACTTTTTTGTGCCCGCAATCGGCCCTGTTTTCACAATGAGTTTTCATCACACTATCGGGCCGCTCATCAATCTTGTCGACGGCATGGGCCCATTTCTCAGCCGTGACTGCTTTCCCAGTCTGCACACTGGGCTATCAGTGGTCATGATGATTTACGCTTGGCGTTACAGACGTCGCCTACTATGGTTTTATGTACTCGATACCACGCTTATCATTTTGTCAACGATGTATTTACGTGTCCACTACGGCATTGACCTCATAGCTGGCGCTGCACTAGCCGTCGCCGTCTGTCAAATTGCACCTGCTGCAGTCGCTAGGTGGAGTCAGCGCGAAGTTTCGAATCCATGGGACCAGAGAAAACCTTCAACCCACGCCAAACAAGACGAATGGTCCGAATTGGCCTAG
- a CDS encoding indolepyruvate ferredoxin oxidoreductase subunit alpha — MAFIIASACIGEKSGDCVETCPVDAIHEGEDQFYIDPDLCIDCGACEAVCPVSAIFQEDFLPDEEKEYIEKNRAFFQK, encoded by the coding sequence TTGGCATTTATCATTGCTTCCGCTTGCATTGGTGAAAAATCTGGTGACTGTGTGGAAACTTGCCCGGTGGATGCAATCCACGAAGGCGAAGACCAGTTCTATATTGATCCGGATCTTTGCATTGACTGCGGCGCTTGCGAAGCCGTTTGCCCGGTGTCGGCAATCTTCCAGGAAGATTTCCTTCCTGACGAAGAGAAAGAATACATCGAAAAGAACCGCGCATTCTTCCAAAAGTAA
- a CDS encoding MFS transporter codes for MRPLAKHGYRLPPMAWWLLVVSGFFHLSISLSNTFINIFVFKVDHSFAAIAWYNLLVFICLPFTFVLAGWMARMTSTAMSLRIGIALHAVFYAITLMVGERAAKMPALLGILMGFAAGFYWLAFDVLSVEYTDKGGHEPFFGIHGVVTSISSVIAPPIAGVLISREDAFLGGLTGYHIVFGISFALFLAATILSFRLRSAPMSRLHILRGFSKLKSSPWWRLMAASSIYGMREGVFMFLIGLLVFLATGSEMKLGEFLLLQGGLSFLAFFLAGRWSGKFRSRLFTSGAIGMAIAATLFLVPIRAPSIVIYGCISAASLPFFLVPLQGFVYDGMESMPDKDMPTSTHIIVRESFENLGRITGIVLFLVICRHQSPGNLGKLSWLSFALGLTQLGAWAVLRPVLNRIGGKRPGGRKHTNEGKLEKTSSGARKRLNPTS; via the coding sequence GTGCGACCTTTGGCAAAACACGGTTATCGTTTACCACCGATGGCTTGGTGGTTGCTTGTCGTCAGTGGGTTTTTTCATCTATCCATCAGTTTGTCGAACACGTTCATCAATATTTTCGTCTTTAAAGTGGATCACAGTTTCGCCGCTATTGCTTGGTACAATCTGCTTGTCTTCATCTGCCTCCCGTTTACGTTTGTCCTGGCGGGATGGATGGCGAGAATGACGTCGACTGCCATGTCTTTGCGAATAGGGATCGCATTACACGCCGTCTTTTACGCCATCACACTCATGGTAGGCGAACGCGCCGCAAAAATGCCTGCCCTCTTGGGAATTCTCATGGGTTTTGCAGCCGGATTCTACTGGTTGGCGTTTGATGTCCTAAGTGTAGAATACACGGATAAGGGTGGACACGAGCCGTTTTTCGGTATTCACGGTGTCGTGACGTCGATATCCAGCGTGATCGCTCCGCCTATCGCTGGTGTTCTCATCAGCCGGGAGGACGCATTTCTCGGTGGTTTGACTGGTTACCACATTGTGTTCGGGATTTCTTTCGCCTTGTTTTTGGCCGCGACAATACTCAGCTTTCGCCTTCGAAGCGCCCCCATGTCGCGCTTACATATCCTACGAGGGTTTTCGAAACTCAAATCTTCTCCATGGTGGCGACTCATGGCTGCGTCCTCTATTTACGGCATGCGTGAAGGCGTATTCATGTTTCTCATCGGGCTGCTCGTCTTTTTAGCCACAGGAAGCGAAATGAAGCTGGGTGAATTCCTGCTCCTCCAAGGTGGTTTATCGTTTCTGGCGTTTTTTCTGGCCGGCCGCTGGTCTGGCAAATTTCGATCCCGCCTTTTCACGTCCGGCGCCATCGGCATGGCCATTGCCGCCACGCTGTTTCTCGTTCCCATCCGGGCACCGAGCATTGTCATTTACGGTTGCATATCAGCGGCGTCTCTGCCGTTTTTCTTGGTACCTCTTCAGGGATTCGTCTATGACGGAATGGAAAGTATGCCAGACAAGGATATGCCAACATCAACGCACATCATTGTTCGCGAATCCTTCGAAAACTTAGGCCGAATTACAGGGATCGTCCTGTTCTTGGTCATTTGCCGTCATCAATCGCCCGGCAACCTTGGAAAACTGAGTTGGTTGTCATTCGCACTCGGCCTCACTCAACTAGGTGCATGGGCGGTGCTTCGACCTGTATTGAACCGAATTGGTGGCAAACGACCCGGCGGTCGGAAGCACACAAACGAGGGCAAACTGGAGAAGACCTCCTCAGGCGCCCGGAAACGCCTGAATCCAACGTCGTGA
- a CDS encoding peptidoglycan D,D-transpeptidase FtsI family protein — protein MKWEENPRAGRLVWIYSFVVAAVLALILRLGYLDVVRGKSFHDRAGQTLSTYLGVMPNRGWIYDKGMNVLAYNAPSVSVVLSRFGVEKELYPQLAHRLAPVLHVPEDELLKRMTQNLGDKEIQLYENASRKQIAYIAEHQSQLPGIQCVEDVRRVYPYGSLGGHILGYIQPQPASAADSYRKAGYLPEQKVGITGIERQYEATLAGKHGNRVWQITSSGVPIKSFGMSPEPTPGQSLRLTLDASLQGTAQQLVMDQLDHVHHKLHIHPTDAEAVMLDTKTGGVLAMVSYPYYNPEWFVDAGEYDKHEKYINNTRLTPIINHTLTSPRYPGSTVKPVNLLAAMASGVITPYSTIQDNGKLMVGTYEAHDWMPGGHGTVDVPTTIQKSCDTFMYQVGMWMAHWYDGPLGGRSLSVWNQRERIAGLNRMFDLEWHFGLGPKTGIDLPGEAAGRFYANDSIHHRIVPYDLLASEQTMKEQHYVPNAGLLYDNAFAAIGQMQEFTPLQLAVYATTIANNGTRLQPHLLDSILSSDGKKVISRVKPRVIDHVHIPPEHLRAVKLGMVRAVNQPGGTAYRPFIGARYTAAGKTGTAEISQWGKKTDISLFIGYAPADNPRVAIAVMVPGGGESSDVAVPLARKLLDAYFDNERQSSQEKQEVLQAWTRGTASLNTENGQLP, from the coding sequence GTGAAATGGGAAGAGAATCCGCGAGCGGGACGCCTGGTTTGGATATACAGTTTCGTCGTTGCGGCCGTTCTCGCACTCATTCTTCGCCTGGGCTACCTCGATGTCGTGCGTGGTAAATCGTTTCATGACAGGGCGGGGCAGACGTTATCGACTTATTTGGGTGTCATGCCGAATCGCGGCTGGATCTACGACAAAGGCATGAATGTTCTCGCGTACAATGCCCCGTCCGTGAGTGTTGTACTCAGTCGGTTTGGCGTGGAGAAAGAGCTTTACCCTCAATTGGCGCACCGTCTCGCACCGGTTCTTCACGTTCCGGAGGATGAACTGCTTAAGCGTATGACACAAAACCTCGGTGACAAGGAAATTCAGTTATACGAGAACGCATCGCGCAAGCAGATTGCCTACATTGCTGAGCATCAATCTCAGTTACCGGGCATTCAGTGTGTCGAAGATGTTCGACGTGTTTACCCGTATGGAAGCCTTGGCGGACATATTCTCGGTTACATCCAACCACAGCCTGCAAGTGCTGCTGATTCATACCGAAAGGCAGGCTATTTGCCGGAGCAGAAAGTGGGGATTACCGGCATTGAGCGTCAATATGAGGCGACACTGGCGGGGAAACACGGTAATCGTGTGTGGCAGATCACCAGCTCCGGTGTACCTATCAAGTCATTCGGCATGTCTCCAGAACCAACACCTGGCCAAAGTCTACGCCTGACCCTCGACGCGTCTTTGCAGGGCACGGCTCAGCAGCTCGTCATGGACCAACTCGATCACGTTCACCACAAGCTGCACATCCATCCCACGGACGCTGAGGCCGTCATGCTGGACACCAAAACGGGTGGTGTCCTTGCAATGGTGAGTTATCCATATTACAACCCGGAGTGGTTTGTGGACGCGGGGGAATACGACAAGCACGAAAAATACATCAACAATACGCGATTGACGCCGATTATTAACCATACATTGACCAGTCCGCGCTATCCCGGGTCGACTGTGAAACCGGTCAATCTTCTCGCGGCGATGGCAAGTGGTGTCATCACACCTTACTCGACCATTCAGGACAATGGGAAGCTGATGGTTGGGACTTACGAGGCACACGACTGGATGCCGGGAGGGCATGGAACCGTCGACGTGCCAACCACCATTCAAAAGTCCTGCGACACGTTTATGTATCAAGTGGGCATGTGGATGGCGCATTGGTACGATGGCCCCCTAGGGGGACGTAGTTTGAGTGTGTGGAATCAGCGGGAACGAATCGCCGGACTCAACAGGATGTTCGACTTAGAGTGGCACTTTGGGCTGGGGCCGAAAACGGGGATCGATCTACCCGGCGAAGCGGCAGGCCGCTTTTATGCCAACGACAGCATCCATCACCGGATCGTTCCCTACGATCTCCTTGCATCAGAACAAACGATGAAAGAACAACACTACGTTCCCAACGCCGGACTACTGTACGACAACGCATTTGCTGCAATCGGACAAATGCAGGAATTCACGCCACTCCAACTCGCCGTCTATGCCACGACGATTGCCAATAACGGCACCCGTTTACAGCCGCATTTACTGGATTCCATCCTCTCATCTGACGGAAAGAAAGTGATTTCGCGAGTGAAGCCGCGCGTGATCGATCACGTCCACATCCCACCCGAACACCTTCGCGCCGTCAAGCTGGGTATGGTACGTGCCGTCAATCAACCGGGTGGGACCGCCTACCGCCCATTTATCGGCGCTAGGTACACGGCAGCCGGCAAGACAGGAACTGCGGAGATCAGTCAGTGGGGTAAGAAGACGGACATCTCGCTGTTTATCGGGTACGCGCCTGCAGATAATCCACGGGTGGCCATCGCAGTCATGGTTCCTGGTGGCGGGGAGTCGAGCGACGTGGCCGTACCGCTTGCTCGGAAATTGCTCGACGCCTACTTTGACAACGAGCGTCAATCGAGTCAAGAGAAACAGGAGGTACTGCAAGCCTGGACACGCGGGACGGCGTCATTGAATACGGAAAACGGACAATTGCCATGA
- a CDS encoding deoxyribonuclease IV — protein sequence MKGEHDDILLGANVSVAKTGLLAAVEETISYGANTFMIYTRSNRGGKARPIENFNREKGLELMKEHGIVDPVVHLSYLVNLASPKEETRQYGIDVLREEIARVEYLGFRYIVMHPGSHVGEGEEFAVKQIADGLNEILTGDEKLYICLETMAGDGSKVGNSLEQIADIISRVKHQERLAVCIDTCHNYSFGYDVVNDFDGFLEEFDRVIGLDRLKVAHINDSKNPFDAKKDRHANVGDGSLGGEAIKRIVHHPQLRGIPQILETPSGKYKAEIDFLLDRNVETN from the coding sequence TTGAAGGGTGAACACGATGACATTCTGCTCGGGGCAAACGTTTCCGTGGCCAAAACAGGCCTTCTAGCCGCCGTCGAAGAAACCATATCCTACGGTGCAAACACGTTTATGATTTACACTCGCAGCAATCGCGGCGGGAAAGCGCGACCGATTGAAAACTTCAATCGGGAAAAGGGCCTTGAGCTCATGAAGGAACACGGCATTGTCGATCCGGTCGTCCACCTCTCGTACCTCGTCAACCTGGCCAGTCCAAAAGAGGAAACGAGACAATACGGCATCGACGTCCTTCGTGAAGAAATCGCGCGGGTCGAATACCTCGGCTTTCGCTACATTGTCATGCATCCGGGATCACATGTCGGTGAAGGAGAGGAATTTGCCGTCAAGCAAATTGCCGACGGCCTGAACGAGATCCTGACTGGGGACGAAAAGTTATATATCTGCCTGGAGACCATGGCAGGAGACGGATCGAAAGTCGGCAACAGTTTGGAGCAAATCGCCGACATCATCAGTCGGGTCAAGCATCAGGAGCGTTTGGCGGTCTGCATCGACACATGTCACAACTACAGTTTCGGCTATGACGTCGTGAATGACTTTGACGGATTTTTAGAAGAGTTTGACCGAGTGATCGGCCTCGACAGACTGAAAGTAGCACATATCAACGATTCCAAAAATCCGTTTGATGCGAAAAAGGACAGGCATGCGAACGTCGGTGACGGATCACTCGGTGGAGAAGCCATCAAACGGATCGTTCACCATCCGCAATTGCGTGGCATTCCACAAATTCTCGAGACACCGAGCGGGAAATACAAGGCAGAGATTGATTTTCTATTGGATCGGAACGTAGAGACCAATTGA
- a CDS encoding ABC transporter ATP-binding protein produces the protein MSVLSVQGVTKKIGSRMIVEDVNMSINEGEIYGFLGPNGAGKTTTIRMIVGLIKPTKGTIRIAGYDIQKERSKALSQVGTIVENPETYGYLTGQQNLIHYARLAGIPTHGKRIREVLDIVGLTGRENEKVRRYSLGMRQRLGLAQALLARPQLLVLDEPTNGLDPAGMREFRGLMQQLADTGMAVFVSSHLLSELEQICHRVAIIKSGRIIAEEKMSDITEGSVRSVSVRVNSAIAAEKALLDAKLTAQVVADNLLSVQIEPDAVPHMVRTLVSSNVDIFSIEPVKESLENTFLDLTDGLQINPSTREIAPGGDTHA, from the coding sequence ATGAGTGTGTTGTCGGTTCAAGGCGTAACAAAGAAAATCGGCTCTCGTATGATTGTCGAGGATGTCAACATGTCTATCAACGAAGGAGAGATCTACGGCTTTCTGGGGCCGAACGGTGCCGGAAAAACAACAACGATTCGGATGATCGTTGGACTGATCAAACCAACTAAAGGGACGATTCGAATTGCTGGTTACGACATCCAAAAGGAGCGTTCCAAGGCGCTTTCTCAAGTTGGTACCATTGTCGAAAATCCGGAGACATACGGCTATTTAACGGGTCAGCAAAATCTCATCCACTATGCACGACTCGCTGGAATTCCCACGCACGGAAAACGTATTCGAGAAGTGCTTGACATTGTGGGACTCACAGGTCGCGAGAACGAGAAAGTTCGCCGCTATTCACTAGGGATGCGTCAACGTTTGGGACTGGCGCAAGCGCTTTTGGCTCGCCCTCAACTATTAGTGCTGGATGAGCCCACGAACGGGTTAGATCCGGCCGGGATGCGTGAATTCCGTGGTTTAATGCAACAACTTGCCGATACAGGCATGGCCGTATTCGTATCGAGCCATTTGCTTAGTGAGTTAGAGCAGATCTGTCACCGTGTTGCGATCATTAAATCCGGCCGAATCATTGCAGAAGAAAAGATGTCCGACATCACTGAGGGGTCCGTTCGCAGTGTTTCCGTCCGTGTCAACAGCGCGATCGCAGCGGAGAAAGCACTGCTCGATGCAAAACTGACCGCTCAAGTGGTAGCTGACAATCTTTTGTCTGTACAGATTGAGCCCGATGCTGTACCACATATGGTTCGGACGCTGGTTTCGTCCAACGTCGATATCTTCTCTATCGAACCCGTCAAAGAGTCGCTAGAAAATACCTTCTTGGATCTTACTGACGGCCTTCAGATCAATCCATCAACCCGCGAAATTGCTCCCGGAGGTGACACACATGCGTGA
- a CDS encoding ABC transporter permease subunit, whose product MRELWAVIANEWMKLLRRRRFYITGLLSLLILAIYGMSEYHSHQNYVKYSNFNHNQQMQISSIEQQITQVKQSNDPHKSDMIANLRQQLSQIQETLKQNAELQGPNWRHAVQKEIDTDKQNIASIEKQPTTSDIAKMRNQSEIAGQHAEIAKLQYNLDHNVKPLPNGTSNPYSETINFFSIASMIFFPMVMVILVSDMIAGESTSGTIKLLLVRPVSRAKILLGKWIVSIASGALWTILLCAAIQAISMAVWGATGSAQPILTGVSYSFANVIDTSSATNGAMPQIIPIAHYDHAVILPEWTFFVYASLLMVLAMVVVATITFLFSTLFRSAMASTATAMGIVVIGFVITKMASHASWLRWVFATHLDLAQNWTGGLSLEIKQNITLDMGILVLCIWGVVSLCVSLFVFAKRDILNA is encoded by the coding sequence ATGCGTGAATTGTGGGCTGTCATCGCGAACGAATGGATGAAGTTGCTTCGCAGGCGGAGATTTTATATCACAGGGCTGTTGAGTCTGCTGATCCTTGCTATCTATGGAATGAGCGAGTATCACAGCCATCAAAACTACGTAAAATATTCGAATTTCAATCACAACCAACAAATGCAGATTTCAAGTATTGAACAACAAATTACGCAGGTCAAACAGTCGAATGATCCACACAAAAGTGACATGATCGCCAACCTACGTCAGCAGCTCAGCCAAATTCAGGAAACGCTCAAACAGAACGCGGAACTACAAGGGCCAAACTGGCGACATGCCGTGCAAAAAGAGATCGATACGGACAAGCAAAACATCGCGTCTATCGAGAAGCAACCAACAACGTCAGACATAGCAAAGATGCGAAATCAATCTGAAATTGCCGGTCAGCACGCAGAGATCGCGAAGTTGCAATACAATCTCGATCACAATGTCAAGCCGCTGCCAAACGGGACTTCCAATCCCTATTCGGAGACGATCAATTTCTTCTCCATCGCATCTATGATTTTCTTTCCCATGGTCATGGTGATTCTCGTGTCCGACATGATTGCTGGCGAGTCCACTTCGGGGACGATTAAATTGTTACTCGTGCGTCCCGTCTCGCGGGCCAAAATACTTCTCGGGAAATGGATCGTCAGTATTGCTTCGGGGGCTCTATGGACGATTCTGCTCTGTGCAGCCATTCAGGCCATCAGCATGGCCGTGTGGGGCGCGACTGGATCGGCCCAACCCATCTTAACCGGGGTGTCATATAGTTTCGCAAACGTCATTGACACATCGAGTGCGACGAACGGAGCGATGCCGCAAATCATCCCCATCGCCCACTATGATCACGCAGTCATCTTACCTGAATGGACGTTCTTTGTGTACGCAAGTCTGTTGATGGTTCTAGCAATGGTTGTCGTCGCGACCATCACGTTTCTCTTCTCCACCCTATTCAGGTCGGCCATGGCGAGTACGGCCACGGCGATGGGCATTGTCGTGATCGGATTTGTCATCACCAAGATGGCTAGTCACGCTTCCTGGCTCCGCTGGGTATTTGCCACCCACTTGGATTTGGCACAGAATTGGACTGGTGGGTTGTCTTTGGAAATCAAGCAGAATATCACGTTGGACATGGGCATTCTGGTGCTGTGCATTTGGGGTGTCGTCTCACTGTGCGTGTCGCTGTTCGTTTTTGCAAAACGAGACATTTTGAACGCCTGA